The Fuscovulum sp. sequence GCCTGCCCAGCCAGCAGGAACTGAAGTGCGAGAAGCGCCGGCAGGCTGTATGCCGCAGCAATAAACGGGGCGGGCGTTCCGTGGCCAAGATCATGGAGCGTGTCGTGGGTCGGTTTCGTCATGGCTCAGGCCGCCTTCTGGTTGTGGGCGGGCGTTGCCGCAATGAATGCCCTCAGGGCTTTAACATAGCTGTCCTTGGCGGCTGCCAGTTCCACAGGCTCCAGCTTGTCGGCCCGGAAGACCAGGTGCGGAGGGTGCCAAGGCAGACCGCAGCGCAGAGCTGTCGCCTTCAGCGGCGCCAGGAGTTCATCCATGGTGAAGTGGTTGGCACCGCCGCGGCCATAGGCAGCTGGGGTGTTGCCCGCGGTCGCGGCGATCATCAGGGGTGTGCCGACGAGCTTGTCACCTTCTGTATCGGCATGGATGTAGCACATTCGCGTCAGGACTGCGTCCTGCCAAGACTTCAGCAGAGGTGGCGTCGAATACCACTGAACCGGGAACTGCAGGACGATCCTATCAGCTTCCAGAAGCGCGCGTGCTTCTGACGCACCGTCCGTATGCATGTCGATGACGCCGCCGCGATAACGGGTCTGCATATCCACCACCAGCGTATCGGGGACGGTCCGTGCTGCAGACAGCAAGGCCGCATTCGCCTTGGAATTATCGATGTCGGGATGAAAGAGCAGGATAAGGGTTCGGGTCATAGTTGCCTCCTTCGGCGTTGGGATGATCCGAAGATGGCTTGGTGTTCAAAATTCTTCCAATGGATATAAAATATAGTTAATTATCCATGCCATGAATTTACGCGGTATCGACCTCAACCTCCTCGTCGTTCTCGACGCACTTCTTGACGAGGCACATGTTAGCCGAGCGGCCCATCGGCTGAACCTGTCGCAACCCGCCGTGTCCAGCGCCCTGCAGCGGTGCCGCGACCTTCTTGGTGATCGCTTGCTGGAACGCGGACGAGGGGGCATGACCCGCACGCCACTTGCCGAGGCGATGCGTGCGCCGTTGCGGTCTATTTTGGCCGAGGTGGAGACCCTGCTTGATCCAAAGGAACTGCCGCTGGACCGGATCGAGCGCGTGGTTCGCATTACCACGGCGGACGATCCCGCTGCCCAGCTGACTTCTCCGCTGGTCGAGTGTCTTGCGCGCACCGCGCCGGGCATTACTGTGGTGGTCCGACCCTGGCTTGGTCAGGATGCAGTCGCGCGGGAGCTTCTGGACGGAGACACGGACCTTGCGATTGCGGTGTTTGATCGCGAGATTGAGAACGTCGAAATCCGATCGCTGTTCGATGCCGAATATGTCGTCGCGATGCGCAAGGACCACCCCGCGGTCGCAGACTTTTGCCTTGATGCGTGGCTTGCGTGCCCGCATGTCGTCGTTTCCGGCCGTGGTGATCTGCGCACTCCCCTCGATTCCAACCTCGCCAACATGGGGTACCGGCGACGCGTCGGGCTTGTCGTGCCATCATTCCAGCTTGTTCCGGCCGTGCTGGCGGCGACCGATATGATGGCGATGCTGCCGCGACAGAGCCTCGCTACGCATGCGCATCTGGATCTCGTTGTCTTTCCGCCTCCGGTCGCGGTCGAGGGCTTCACATTACAGGTCGCATGGCACGCCCGGCAGAGCCTTGATAGGGCCGTGAAGCACGTCTGCGGGATCGTGAGCGAGATCTTTAATCCAGCCCGCATGCAGTCTGTCGCGACGCGGCAAGGATAGCTCTGGCTGGAAACAGCGGAGCAGGCCGGCGGGCCCGTTCAGCCTTGTCCTTCTCCGCCTCAGAGTCGCTGGACGTCGCCTGAAGGTATGTGAGGCGGATGGGCGCTGAAGCGCTCGGGGTAGCGGTTTTCCCGAAACGCCGCATCAATCCAGTCGATGAACGCCCGTGTCTTAGCGGGAAGAAGGCTCCGCGAGGCGTAGTACACCGAGACCTCGCCAACGTCGGCGTACCAGTCCGGCAGGAGGCGGATCAGACGGCCATCTTCAAGATCCGACAGGACCTCGGCCACAGCGAGGAGGGCGACGCCGAGCCCGAGGCGCGCGGCCTCGCGGATCGCGCTCGGCTCGTTCAGCACTACTGTCTCAGGGAGCGTTGCCGCCATCTCGTAACCCGCTCCGTTGCGCATGGTCCAGTGCCGGATGCGACCAGTTCGAAGCACGCGCCTCGCGATACCGTCGAAATCGGAAAGTCCAGCCGGATCGATCGGAGCGCTTCGGCCCGCCATGTACCCAGGCGAAGCAACAGCAATGCCATGCAGCGGCGCGAGCTTGCGGGCGACGATCCCTGGCGAAAGCTCGACCGCGCCGCTGATGGCGGCATCGTAGCCTTCTGCGACCAAATCGACGACGCGGTTCTCAAAGTGCCATTCCGCCCGGATCAGAGGATAGCGTGCGAGGAACCCAGGCAGGAGCGGAAGCACATGCGCCACTCCGAAGGAGGGCGGCATGCTGAGCTTTAGAGTACCGGCAGGTTCGGGTCCGTGTGCGGTGACAGCCGCAATAGCGCCCTGCAGCCGGTCGAGTGGATCCCCGACCGACGCGAGGAAGCTCTCCCCTGCCTCGGTAAGCGTCAGCCCCCGCGTCGACCGGTAGAACAGCCGGACACCCAGATTGCGCTCCAGAATGGCGACGTTGCGGCTGACCGCTGCTGGCGTCAGTCCCAACCGGCGGGCAGCCTCGGAAAAACTCCCGCACTCGGCGCTCCGCACGAAGGCTTCAAGGTTCGAAAGTGTCTCCATAACACCACCTTCAATGGATCGTTGAAGGAAATGCAAGCCGATCTGGACTAACTCCAATGGCCCGCGTCGAGCACATTCACGCCAATCGCGACACATTGAGCCGCGAGAACCGAACCTGCTCGAATGTGTTCGGCACGACAAGACCAGGGTCTCGATATCCCAAGTTTGTAATGCCGCCCCTTTCGAAAACCAATGGAGCAGAATCATGTCTTCCATTCCCAAACCGAGCCTGCTGCTCAGCCGTCGTAACGCACTGGTCGCGGCATCGGCGCTGGCGTTGACCGCCGGCCTTCCGTTGGGCCCCTCACAAGCCAATGAACCGACAACTCTCGACCTGCAGAAAGGAGTGCCTTCCATGGGTTACATCACCACCGAGGATAACGTGCAGATCTTCTACAAGGACTGGGGCCCAAGGAACGCCCAGCCCATAGTCTTTCATCACGGCTGGCCGCTCAGCTCGGATGACTGGGACGCGCAGATGCTATTTTTCCTGGAAAAGGGGTACCGCGTCGTCGCCCATGACCGACGCGGGCACGGACGCTCTAGCCAGGTGGCCGACGGGCATGACATCGACCATTACGCCGCTGATGCTTTCGCCGTGGCAGAGACGCTGGACCTTAGGAACGCTGTCCATATCGGCCATTCAACTGGTGGCGGCGAAGTGGCGCGCTATGTTGCTCGATACGGTGCACCGGCAGGCCGTGTAGCCAAAGCGGTCCTAGTCGCCGCCATCCCGCCGCTGATGCTGCAGACCGACGCAAACCCCGAGGGCACGCCACTGGAGGTCTTTGATGGCTTCCGCGCAGCGCTTGCAGGAAACCGCGCGCAGTTCTTCCGGGACGTTCCCGCCGGTCCATTCTACGGTTTCAACCGGGAGGGCGCGCAAGTGCATGAGGGCGTCATCCAGAACTGGTGGCGCCAGGGCATGATGGGTAGTGCGAAGGCGCACTATGACGGCATCAAGGCCTTCTCGGAGACCGATCAGACGGAGGACCTGAGGGCGATAACCGTCCCGACCCTGGTGCTGCATGGCGAGGACGATCAGGTGGTCCCGATCGCCGCGTCGGCCCTGAAGGCAGTCAAGCTTCTGCCGAATGGTACGCTCAAGACCTATCGCGGTTTCTCGCACGGAATGCTGACGGTGAACGCCGACGTGCTGAACGCCGATCTGCTGGCGTTTGTCACCAGCTAAGGACGCCGCAGCGCGCCGTCACTCACTCAATCAAAACTCATGCCTCGCACCAACAAAGGACACGTCCCATGTCAAAACGAATTGCGATCTTCCCCGCCAACCGACATGCGCTTTATGAAGCGCATGGATACTCCGCCGCCGTCCGCTCTGGCGATCTTCTGTTCGTCTCCGGGCAGGTCGGAAGCCGCGAAGACGGCTCGCCGGAGCCGGACTTCGCGCAACAAGTCACCTTGGCTTTTCAGAACCTCGAGGCCGTGCTCACGGCGGCTGGGGCGAGCTTTGATGACATCATCGACGTGACCACCTTCCACACCGACCCCGAGGCACAATTCGGAACGATCATGCCGTTGAAGGACCGGTTCTTCCCAGCGGCACCGCACCCGACGTGGACGGCTGTCGGTGTAAACTGGCTTGCTGGGTTCGATTTCGAGATCAAGGTGATCGCGCGCATTTCTGGCGGGGTCTAGGCCAATCCAAGGATCCTTGGATCTTAGCATCGCGAAAAGCGCGACCGGGACATCGCAAGGTTCCGGTCGCTCTGGCCATGGCCGTGGTGTAGTCCCTGACCCAATGCAGAGGCGCGAACACCCTCTGGGTGATCTCGGCACCCGCGTCAGACATCGAGATCGACGGCGCGATTACCTGGAAACCAGCGGGAGCAACTCGTCTTTGCACCACATCCGGAAGTTGGTCGGGGTATCATCCCGCGATGCCAGCGTGACAAGGTGATCCATACCTTCATTCTTGGCCGTCAGCATCTCAACATAGGCTTGCGCCATGCCGTCACTCGCGCCGAGATCGCGCATCATCCGGCGGAAATGCTCCATCGGCAGTTCTTTTGCCGCGATCTCGCGGCCCAGAACCGCCGACAGGATCGCCGACATCTCGTTGAAAGACAGATCTTCTGGACCAAGAAGAGGCAGCGCCTCAACACCTGACCAAGCGGGATCAATCAGCAAATCCGCGGCGATCCGGGCCACGTCCGCCTTGGCGACATGCGGCAGCTTGAGGTCACCCGGTGTGGGCTGAAAAAACTGTCCAAGGGCTTTGATCGGCTCCGCCTGACGGGCGATGTTGTCCATCAGCGAGGCGCAGGCGAGCGCGCGGTAGTGCACGCCCGTCGCCGCGATCATGTCATCGACTGCCAACGTTGCCGTGACGTGCCCGGCGGGCTTGGTCCATCCGCGGCCCAATGCGGAAATGCCGACTACATGCGTGACATCAGATTTCGGCAGGGCGTCACAGAATGCCCGTGAGACACCTACATAGGCCGCTGTGGCCGATGGCAGCGTGGGATCGCCCGGCGGCAGCCAAAATACGCGGGTCACACCGGGCAGCGCCCGGCTGATGGTTTCGCTGTCGGCCATCGACCCTTCGATCACGTCAAGCTCTGCGTCCTGCGGCAGCTTGTGCGCATCGCGGGCGATGACGCGCACGGCCACGTCGGCCGCGCGCAGGTGGGAAAGGACGCGGCGACCAATATCGCCAGTGGGGGTTGTCACAAGGATCATGTCGGTCTCCGTTTGAACAAGTATGGGAACAGCGCGGGTCAGTTGCTGACCGGACCGAGGTCCGTCATTGCCATTCCCGTGGCGAAATCGAACGGGACCGAGACATGGTCGTGAAGCACCAGCCAGCGGTCGTCGACGCGCTGCAGAAGGTTGGTTTCCCGGACCCACATGTCGACGTAAGGCCCGCCCTCAATCGTCCCCTCCAGACGGGTCAGGCCGTAGACTGTGGCTAGATCGCCTTTCTGGTAGACAGTCAGGTCTTCGATGCTGATGACCAGATCATCCGCGAACATGCCGAAGAAGGTGACCCAGTTCCGCCGCCAGATCGCTTCACCGTCGAAGGCCATTTCCAGACCGGCGTCTGTCGGTGCGGCCATCAGGTCGTAAGAGAAGATGTCATCGACGTAGAAGGACATCATCTGGTCGAGGTCTTGCGACGCAAAGGCCTCCAGCCAGGCAGCACGGGCGGCGGCGACCTCATAGGCGGCGGCGCGATCTTCGGTCGCGGCGGGCACGATCACCTCGAAAGGCAGCTCGGGTGCGATCTCTTGTGCCGGCAGGGACTGGGCGCTGAAGACGGATGCTACAAGCAGGGCGATACCTAACTTGGCGCTATTGCTCGGGATGGTGGGTTTGATCATTTCTGCAACTCCTTCTGTGTGCCAGCCGAAGTTAGACGGGGTTTGCTGAACGAACTATGTGAGATAATACTCTTATATATCGCATTCGTTCAGGATATGCCCATGACCACCTCAGTCGTCGATCCCCTCTCTGATGTGCTGGCCTTGCTCAGGCCGCACGACTGTGTTGCTGCGGGCCTTGATGCCGGGGGCGATTGGGCCATTCGCTATGCCCCGCACGCCGGCCTCAAATGCATTGGTATCGACAAGGGCGGCTGTTGGCTGAACCTAGAAAGCCTGCCTGCGCCGCTTTGGTTGTGTGAGGGCGACTGCGTGATCCTGCCGCGCGGCAAGGCCTTTGTCCTCTCTGCGCGCGGTGCCCGTCTGGGGGATGCGGCCGAGACGGTGCATTCCGCGCCGTTGCACGGGGATACGGCGCAACTCGGCGGCGGGGGCGACTTCTTCATGACAGGGGCGCGGTTCCTGTTGTCAGGCCAGGCGGCCGAGATGCTAATGGCGACGCTCCCCGATGCCATCGTGGTCCGGGTCGCGGCCAACGACCGCGCCGCCAGCAGTGAGTGCGTGCGTTGGGCAATCACCCGAATCGCCGCCGAGCTTCGCCAGCGTCGTCCCGGCTGTGCCAGCTCTATTGAGCATCTGTCACATGTCTTGCTTATCGAGCTGATGCGCCTTCACCTCGAAGAAGGGCAAGAGAACCAGATCGGATGGAGCGCAGCGCTTGCCGACCCATTCATTCGCCGCGCCCTCACTGCGATGCACCAGGACCTTTCCAACCCGTGGACGGTGGCGACGCTGGCCAAGCAGGCGGGCCTTTCGCGCACTGCCTTCGCTGTCCGCTTCGCGCGACGCGTCGGCCAAACCCCGATGAACTACATGACGATGTGGCGGATGCTTTGGGCCGCCAAGCGCCTTGATCGGGACGGTACAACGGTGGCTGCGGCCGCGGCCGAGGTCGGATACGCGTCTGAGAGTGCGTTCACAGCAGCATTCAAACGCACTCTGGGAAAGACGCCGAGACGGTTCGTGGACGAGTCCATGACTGCGGCACCGCCCCACATCCCGGCAGCGCATCGCGATTTCACGATGGGGGCGTAACCTTCGCCAACCAAGGCCGGATTGTCTTTCACGCGCTTGAGGTGCCGGACAGGATCCACCAGGATCCCTAGTTTTCCGAGCACGTTACGCTGTTGCAGGAATGAAGGAAGAAGCCCGTAGAAGGGTGCCCCAAGTGACGTTGCCCCCGACTTCTATCCAGCGTGAGCGAGACTCCGGGTGTGAGTTTTGCCTGTCTGGGCGGGTTGGGCAACGGGGGCTGGCGCGGAGCCTTTCTGGTCTACGCTTTTGCATGCAACCATTTCGACCTAAAGCGCACGCTCACGTCACAAGACCATCGCAAGGCCATTCTCGCCGCCGCTCGAACACGGTGCGGCAGTCTCTGCGTTGACTTATGTCAACGATGGGTGTGCCATATAGACTAGGGTCTGCTCTCGCGTGACCGTTCCGAACGGCTCGACCGCTGTACCGTCATTCATGGGCGCGCATGGCCAGGGCCCTGTGGCGTCACGCATGTTCAGTAAAGTTGTCATATCTTTGCCGTTTTAGTGAAGAAGGACGCTAGCCCGTAGCTGCCGGGTCAATCGACGATCTAGTCGCGAGCACCGAACTCAACTGGAGGCCCGATTGTTACCCGCTTGGAAAGTTCCATCCTTTTCCACTCAGCTTGTCTTGGTGCTGTTTGGGCTTTCCATACTTGCCATGTTGGGCAGTATTGGGGTCGCCGTCCGCGCCATGACGCTCATCGACAGCGAGGCGGCAGCACGCGAGGGACGGCTGGCGTTGCAAGCGCTTGAGGCAGAACGCACGCAGATTGCCGTCGATCAACAAAGCGCAACGATCTGGGATGACGCTATTGAAGCAGTGGCGTCACGCGACATCCGCTTTATCGAAGACAACCTTGGCGTCTGGATGCATGACTACTTCGGCCATGACGAGAGCTATGTTCTCACGTCTGAAGGTCAGCCGATATACGCCGCGATGAATGGGATGACCGTCGATCCTGCCGTCCTGGCGGACGCGAATTCTCCGATCCCTGCCATGATCGGCCGCCTTCATTCGGCCTTGGCTGATGCGAACGTCCATCGGACCGAAGAGGCAGAGGGGCCAGAGGCGCTTTACGTTTCCGAAATCGGTCGGCTTCGCGGCCAGCCTGCGTTCATCAGCATCGTCCCCATCCTTTCAGACACCGGCGATCTGGCTCAAGAGCCCGGGACAGAATATTTGCATGTCGCAGTGCAATATCTGGACGAGTCCTTCGCAAAACGCGTTGCCGCGCCCATGGAGTTATCCGAATCCGGCTTTTCGGACACCCCGCCCCAAGGGCAACTCTACGGGGTGCCTCTGGTGGATTCCGGCGGGGCGACAGTGACTTGGTTCAGTTGGCAGGGCTATACGCCGGGGCGGACACTGATCAGCCACCTGTTTCCGATCTTGCTTATCTGGTTCGCCATCATCTGCACCCTTCTTTATCTTGCGGCGCACCGGCTCGTCCGCATTTCGTCACAGCTCGAAGAGGCCCGGGTAAAGGCCGAAGAGATGAGCAAGACGAAGTCGATCTTTCTTGCCAATATGAGCCACGAAATTCGCACGCCCTTGAACGGTGTTCTGGGCATGGCCGAAATCCTGCAGGGCTATATGTCCACGCCCGAAACGCTGCGTATGGTCTCGACCATCCGACAGTCGGGGGAAACGCTGCTGACGGTGCTGAACTCGATCCTCGACATGTCGAAGATTGAGGCCGGAAAGATGGAACTTGAAACGGTCCCCCTCGTGCCTTCCGATATCTTGGCTCAGGTGGAAGCGCTTCATCGTGTAAAGGCCGAAGAGAAGGGGCT is a genomic window containing:
- a CDS encoding NAD(P)H-dependent oxidoreductase, with the protein product MTRTLILLFHPDIDNSKANAALLSAARTVPDTLVVDMQTRYRGGVIDMHTDGASEARALLEADRIVLQFPVQWYSTPPLLKSWQDAVLTRMCYIHADTEGDKLVGTPLMIAATAGNTPAAYGRGGANHFTMDELLAPLKATALRCGLPWHPPHLVFRADKLEPVELAAAKDSYVKALRAFIAATPAHNQKAA
- a CDS encoding LysR family transcriptional regulator: MNLRGIDLNLLVVLDALLDEAHVSRAAHRLNLSQPAVSSALQRCRDLLGDRLLERGRGGMTRTPLAEAMRAPLRSILAEVETLLDPKELPLDRIERVVRITTADDPAAQLTSPLVECLARTAPGITVVVRPWLGQDAVARELLDGDTDLAIAVFDREIENVEIRSLFDAEYVVAMRKDHPAVADFCLDAWLACPHVVVSGRGDLRTPLDSNLANMGYRRRVGLVVPSFQLVPAVLAATDMMAMLPRQSLATHAHLDLVVFPPPVAVEGFTLQVAWHARQSLDRAVKHVCGIVSEIFNPARMQSVATRQG
- a CDS encoding LysR family transcriptional regulator codes for the protein METLSNLEAFVRSAECGSFSEAARRLGLTPAAVSRNVAILERNLGVRLFYRSTRGLTLTEAGESFLASVGDPLDRLQGAIAAVTAHGPEPAGTLKLSMPPSFGVAHVLPLLPGFLARYPLIRAEWHFENRVVDLVAEGYDAAISGAVELSPGIVARKLAPLHGIAVASPGYMAGRSAPIDPAGLSDFDGIARRVLRTGRIRHWTMRNGAGYEMAATLPETVVLNEPSAIREAARLGLGVALLAVAEVLSDLEDGRLIRLLPDWYADVGEVSVYYASRSLLPAKTRAFIDWIDAAFRENRYPERFSAHPPHIPSGDVQRL
- a CDS encoding alpha/beta hydrolase; the encoded protein is MSSIPKPSLLLSRRNALVAASALALTAGLPLGPSQANEPTTLDLQKGVPSMGYITTEDNVQIFYKDWGPRNAQPIVFHHGWPLSSDDWDAQMLFFLEKGYRVVAHDRRGHGRSSQVADGHDIDHYAADAFAVAETLDLRNAVHIGHSTGGGEVARYVARYGAPAGRVAKAVLVAAIPPLMLQTDANPEGTPLEVFDGFRAALAGNRAQFFRDVPAGPFYGFNREGAQVHEGVIQNWWRQGMMGSAKAHYDGIKAFSETDQTEDLRAITVPTLVLHGEDDQVVPIAASALKAVKLLPNGTLKTYRGFSHGMLTVNADVLNADLLAFVTS
- a CDS encoding RidA family protein, whose product is MSKRIAIFPANRHALYEAHGYSAAVRSGDLLFVSGQVGSREDGSPEPDFAQQVTLAFQNLEAVLTAAGASFDDIIDVTTFHTDPEAQFGTIMPLKDRFFPAAPHPTWTAVGVNWLAGFDFEIKVIARISGGV
- a CDS encoding NAD(P)H-binding protein; protein product: MILVTTPTGDIGRRVLSHLRAADVAVRVIARDAHKLPQDAELDVIEGSMADSETISRALPGVTRVFWLPPGDPTLPSATAAYVGVSRAFCDALPKSDVTHVVGISALGRGWTKPAGHVTATLAVDDMIAATGVHYRALACASLMDNIARQAEPIKALGQFFQPTPGDLKLPHVAKADVARIAADLLIDPAWSGVEALPLLGPEDLSFNEMSAILSAVLGREIAAKELPMEHFRRMMRDLGASDGMAQAYVEMLTAKNEGMDHLVTLASRDDTPTNFRMWCKDELLPLVSR
- a CDS encoding nuclear transport factor 2 family protein; translated protein: MIKPTIPSNSAKLGIALLVASVFSAQSLPAQEIAPELPFEVIVPAATEDRAAAYEVAAARAAWLEAFASQDLDQMMSFYVDDIFSYDLMAAPTDAGLEMAFDGEAIWRRNWVTFFGMFADDLVISIEDLTVYQKGDLATVYGLTRLEGTIEGGPYVDMWVRETNLLQRVDDRWLVLHDHVSVPFDFATGMAMTDLGPVSN
- a CDS encoding AraC family transcriptional regulator, with protein sequence MTTSVVDPLSDVLALLRPHDCVAAGLDAGGDWAIRYAPHAGLKCIGIDKGGCWLNLESLPAPLWLCEGDCVILPRGKAFVLSARGARLGDAAETVHSAPLHGDTAQLGGGGDFFMTGARFLLSGQAAEMLMATLPDAIVVRVAANDRAASSECVRWAITRIAAELRQRRPGCASSIEHLSHVLLIELMRLHLEEGQENQIGWSAALADPFIRRALTAMHQDLSNPWTVATLAKQAGLSRTAFAVRFARRVGQTPMNYMTMWRMLWAAKRLDRDGTTVAAAAAEVGYASESAFTAAFKRTLGKTPRRFVDESMTAAPPHIPAAHRDFTMGA
- a CDS encoding ATP-binding protein; this translates as MLGSIGVAVRAMTLIDSEAAAREGRLALQALEAERTQIAVDQQSATIWDDAIEAVASRDIRFIEDNLGVWMHDYFGHDESYVLTSEGQPIYAAMNGMTVDPAVLADANSPIPAMIGRLHSALADANVHRTEEAEGPEALYVSEIGRLRGQPAFISIVPILSDTGDLAQEPGTEYLHVAVQYLDESFAKRVAAPMELSESGFSDTPPQGQLYGVPLVDSGGATVTWFSWQGYTPGRTLISHLFPILLIWFAIICTLLYLAAHRLVRISSQLEEARVKAEEMSKTKSIFLANMSHEIRTPLNGVLGMAEILQGYMSTPETLRMVSTIRQSGETLLTVLNSILDMSKIEAGKMELETVPLVPSDILAQVEALHRVKAEEKGLDLQVFTRAGADNARLGDPHRLVQILNNLLSNAIKFTDHGHVRVKLSCRPGKPVIIDISDTGVGMTEAQLSRVFESFEQADGSMARRFGGTGLGLSIVRQLVVLMGGMITIKSRPGEGTEVRVVIPLPEAPDGSMLVAKSEAVLDAAILMGKRLLVADDNQTNRLVVSEMLAQTGVKLTMVENGQDAVSTWLKAIEDEQPFDLLLLDITMPVLDGLGALAMIRGKEEEKHRRPVPAIAVTANAMPNQVADYIMGGFDTHLAKPFKQRDLLHALTSLLDSAR